DNA sequence from the Cupriavidus sp. WKF15 genome:
GGAGAGCGCCAGGGTGAGCTGGCTGGGCGAAGCGTTGAAAGCGGGGCTCATCGGATTCCTCAGGCAATGCGGCGGATCTTGGCGCCAACTGCCGACAGCTTGTCTTCCATGCGGTCGTAGCCGCGGTCCAGGTGATAGATGCGGTCGATCACGGTGTCGCCGTCGGCCACCAGGCCGGCAATCACCAGGCTCGCCGAGGCGCGCAGGTCGGTCGCCATCACGTTGGCGCCGGACAGGCGCGGCACGCCGGTCACCACGGCCGTGTTGCCTTCCGCCGTGATATTGGCACCCAGGCGGTTCAGCTCCTGCACGTGCATGAAGCGGTTTTCGAAGATCGTCTCGGTAATGCGCGCGGTGCCCTCGGCCACGGCGTTCAGCGCCATGAACTGCGCCTGCATGTCGGTCGGGAAAGCCGGGTATTCCGAGGTGCGGAAGCTCACGGCCTGGGCACGGCGCGGCATCGACAGGCGGATCCAGTCATCGCCGGTTTCCACGTTGGCGCCGGCCTCGCGCAGCTTGATCAGCACGGCGTCCAGGATCAGCGGCGGAATGTCGCGCAGGACCAGGTCGCCCAGCGTGGCCGCGGCCGCGCACAGGAAGGTGCCGGCCTCGATGCGGTCGGCGACGACCGAGTGCCGCGCGCCATGCAGCTTGTCGACGCCCTGCACGACCAGCCGGTCGGTGCCGATGCCGTCGATCTTCGCGCCCATCTTGACGAGCAGGTTCGCGAGATCGGTCACCTCGGGCTCGCGCGCGGCGTTTTCCAGCACCGTCTCGCCTTCGGCGAGGGTCGCGGCCATCAGCAGGTTTTCCGTGCCGGTCACGGTGATCATGTCCGTCACCACGCGCGCGCCCTTCAAGCGGCTGGCGCGGGCATGGATGAAGCCGTGCTCGATCGCGATCTCGGCCCCCATGGCCTGCAGGCCCTTGATGTGCTGGTCCACCGGACGCGCGCCGATGCCGCATCCGCCGGGCAGCGAGACGCGCGCCTCGCCGAAGCGCGCGACCAGCGGGCCGAGCACCAGGATCGACGCGCGCATGGTCTTCACCAGCTCATACGGCGCTTCGGGCGAATTGATGTCGGTGCCCTTCAGCGTGGCGGTGGCGCCCGTCATCTCGGCATGCATGCCCATCTGCCGCAGCAGCTTGAGCATGGTGCGCGTGTCCTGCAGGTTCGGCACGTTGTCGATGGTGACGGTGTCCGCCGTCAGCAAGCCGGCGCAGAGGATCGGCAGCGCGGCGTTCTTGGCGCCGGAAACACGGATCTCGCCTTTGAGCGGGCCATTGCCCTGGATCTGGAATTTGTCCATGTTCTGTCAGTTGCAGCCGGACGGGGTAAGCACGCCCGGCGTCGTTATCGCGGGAGCCGCACGCACCGGCACGCAGCTCGAATCGGTGAAACTGCCGGCCCGGCCGCTTATTTGCCGGCGCCCGCCTGCCACTCGGCCGGCGTGAGGGTCTTCATCGACAGCGCATGGATCTCGGCACGCATGCGGTCGCCGAGCGCGGCGTACACGCGCTGGTGACGCTGGATCAGCCGCTTGCCGTCGAACTCGGCGCTGACGATGGTGGCAAAGAAGTGCTGGCCGTCACCCTCGACTTCCAGGTGTTCGCAGGGCAACCCTTGGGCAATGTAATCCCTGACTTGTTCCGGAGTAGGCAGCATGATTTCTTCTCTTCTGTGTGGATGGCCGCGTGTTCAGTGACGCAGCTTGTAACCCGACTTC
Encoded proteins:
- the murA gene encoding UDP-N-acetylglucosamine 1-carboxyvinyltransferase; amino-acid sequence: MDKFQIQGNGPLKGEIRVSGAKNAALPILCAGLLTADTVTIDNVPNLQDTRTMLKLLRQMGMHAEMTGATATLKGTDINSPEAPYELVKTMRASILVLGPLVARFGEARVSLPGGCGIGARPVDQHIKGLQAMGAEIAIEHGFIHARASRLKGARVVTDMITVTGTENLLMAATLAEGETVLENAAREPEVTDLANLLVKMGAKIDGIGTDRLVVQGVDKLHGARHSVVADRIEAGTFLCAAAATLGDLVLRDIPPLILDAVLIKLREAGANVETGDDWIRLSMPRRAQAVSFRTSEYPAFPTDMQAQFMALNAVAEGTARITETIFENRFMHVQELNRLGANITAEGNTAVVTGVPRLSGANVMATDLRASASLVIAGLVADGDTVIDRIYHLDRGYDRMEDKLSAVGAKIRRIA
- a CDS encoding BolA family protein, which encodes MLPTPEQVRDYIAQGLPCEHLEVEGDGQHFFATIVSAEFDGKRLIQRHQRVYAALGDRMRAEIHALSMKTLTPAEWQAGAGK